A window of the Parabacteroides merdae ATCC 43184 genome harbors these coding sequences:
- a CDS encoding restriction endonuclease subunit S, giving the protein MNVPEIRFKGLDKTWNKKTLDELVQLNSGMDYKHLCNGNIPVYGTGGYMLSVNAALSYDKDAIGIGRKGTINKPYILKAPFWTVDTLFYAIPRKYNNLQFCNCIFQRIDWLKYDESTGVPSLSKNIINSIEVNCAPSYDEQQKIASYFQSLDSLIQTTSKKLVSLKQIKDASLQSMFPQEGETVPKVRFKGFEGEWEKIPFGSFLKESYERSTVENEDILLSSAITGVYLNSELFGHQRGASNIGYKKIKKNMLILSTQNLHLGNANVNLRFEHGLISPAYKVYEIVNISPLFLQQWIKMDSTKVFFLNATTAGASLCRKNIVWDDLYKQIVLIPSKNEQVKIGLFFSNLDKQISLQTQRLEKLKQIKAACLDKMFV; this is encoded by the coding sequence ATGAACGTACCTGAAATTAGATTTAAAGGATTAGATAAAACTTGGAACAAAAAAACATTGGATGAACTCGTTCAACTGAATAGTGGAATGGATTATAAGCACTTATGTAATGGGAATATACCTGTATATGGAACTGGTGGATACATGTTAAGTGTTAACGCAGCTTTATCTTACGATAAAGATGCTATAGGAATAGGACGTAAAGGTACTATTAACAAACCATATATATTAAAAGCACCTTTTTGGACTGTTGATACACTCTTTTATGCAATACCTCGTAAATATAATAACTTACAATTTTGTAATTGCATATTTCAAAGAATTGATTGGTTAAAATACGATGAATCCACAGGAGTTCCAAGTCTATCCAAAAATATAATAAATTCAATAGAGGTAAATTGTGCTCCTAGTTATGACGAACAGCAAAAGATAGCATCTTATTTCCAGTCATTAGATTCATTAATTCAAACCACATCAAAGAAACTTGTATCTTTAAAACAAATAAAAGATGCAAGCCTACAATCTATGTTTCCACAAGAAGGAGAAACTGTACCTAAAGTAAGATTTAAAGGATTTGAAGGAGAATGGGAAAAAATTCCTTTTGGGTCATTCTTAAAAGAAAGTTATGAAAGGTCAACAGTAGAGAATGAGGATATTTTATTATCGTCCGCAATTACAGGAGTGTACTTAAACTCTGAATTATTTGGACATCAAAGAGGAGCTTCTAATATTGGATATAAGAAAATAAAAAAGAATATGCTAATTCTTTCAACCCAAAATCTCCATTTAGGAAATGCCAATGTTAATTTAAGATTTGAGCATGGACTTATATCACCAGCTTACAAGGTCTACGAAATCGTTAATATATCACCATTATTCCTACAACAATGGATAAAAATGGATTCTACAAAAGTTTTTTTCCTGAATGCAACAACAGCAGGTGCTAGTTTGTGTAGAAAGAACATTGTGTGGGATGATTTGTACAAACAAATAGTATTGATCCCTTCAAAAAATGAACAAGTTAAAATAGGATTATTCTTTTCAAATCTTGATAAACAAATCTCTCTCCAAACCCAACGCCTTGAAAAGCTAAAACAAATCAAGGCAGCTTGTCTGGATAAGATGTTTGTGTAA
- a CDS encoding HsdR family type I site-specific deoxyribonuclease, whose amino-acid sequence MDNINDIQYFVKESLFEQALVDLLPHHGWEKEVLVQPTEDDLIQNWAKILFDNNRDINKLGNYPLTASEMRQIIDQVNLCDSPYAMNMFINGGQVCIKRDNPADTNNYGKEVYLKIFDAREISAGQSRYQIARQPRFKASHPLGGDRRGDVMLLINGMPVIHIELKRSKVDVSQATFQIKRYTHEGVFDNGIFKMVQIFVAMTPEETLYFANPGKEENFKPEFYFHWEDFNNTIIRDWRRIVSDLLSIPMAHQLIGYYTIADDKDKTLKVLRSYQYFAASKISDITHKTNWDTHQHRGGYVWHTTGSGKTMTSFKSAQLIANSGDADKVVFLLDRIELSVQSLDEYRGFAGEDEAIQDTQNTAILLSKLKSTDNDDRLIVTSIQKMSNIKAGKDISQDDIDLIDRKRLVFIIDECHRSVFGDMLIGIKNTFKRALLFGFTGTPVFKENAKHEIMTETIFGDMIHKYTIANGIPDHNVLGFDPYMVRTYEDNELREKVAFSQLKVNSIEEIENDEQKMSIYNMFMNELKMPDTYKEGDETLHGIEHYLPKDLYQQPVHHQAVAADIASGRDKLSKNGKFHAILATKNIPEAIAYYRIFKEQYPSLNVVAVFDNNIDNSDGGIAKEDALLEMLDDYNRKYGTTFQLSTYAKYKKDVAKRLAHKKPYLNIEHDHTQQIDLLIVVSQMLTGYDSKWVNTLYVDKVMKYVDIIQSFSRTNRLFGPDKPFGIIRYYSFPYTMEQNINDALDVYVDRPLGVFVDKLESNLTNINQKFLHIRDIFQAQKIENFTKLPESREDRNMFAKDFSQMTHLLEAAKLQGFTWDKDEYEFQHGDTYTYVKMELDEQTYLILLQRYRELFEGNGDGSTEGNDFDYPIDTYITETGTGTIDAEYINSKFVKFIKNLYMSGPGSELTKEAFKELHKTFASLSQKDQRTAMIILHDLQSGDLHLSPGKTIYDYIAEYQFRELHKQVMILAEATGLNASQLEHIMSRNVTEQNLNEFSQFDNLKLTLNMTKTREFIAKVEGTEVPARLVIPKADKLLREFILDSSCREHILKAYLNMEENYQSEEEQVPQDEDVITDEVQHVDMAVIKDNIRSILKTTLTTVLPQMRPIDEIIDSAFYVIDTPSIDSLDNVGMFIQRAFTNLYGKKATIVDKFVAFNLLVTKFEAYLKKLYYLMKGHEVPAQNPGEDVTWKNVIYAHKCLWNLKYSTDEGKQQLYQYLMLIKGWRNSESHISPTASEQEVDTAISIILTMYFYATGSSITDLEMNGHEIQKSESVHKENSYVHKVIQLHPYYNEENDDQQLVAEANVKDWPEEKRIATLKKSICQLIGYEPKKSPLNKQRHWIAIYRIAADKGFIIEGDFAYFKRIIDNMQISNLPVPLKIESLQSSIKDVYAKDIEYWTDNNLSGKKLAEYEDIKKCADAFAKIVGNNINTK is encoded by the coding sequence ATGGATAATATAAACGACATACAATATTTCGTCAAGGAAAGTCTGTTTGAACAAGCCTTGGTCGACCTTCTCCCCCATCACGGTTGGGAAAAGGAAGTCCTTGTACAACCCACAGAAGATGATTTGATCCAGAACTGGGCAAAGATTCTCTTTGACAACAACCGTGACATCAACAAATTAGGCAATTATCCGCTTACTGCGAGTGAGATGCGCCAAATCATCGATCAGGTGAATCTGTGCGACAGCCCATACGCCATGAATATGTTTATCAATGGCGGACAGGTATGTATCAAACGCGACAATCCTGCCGATACAAACAATTACGGCAAGGAAGTATATCTGAAGATTTTCGATGCACGCGAAATCAGTGCCGGACAGAGCCGCTACCAGATTGCCCGCCAACCTCGTTTCAAGGCTTCGCACCCGTTGGGCGGTGACCGACGGGGCGATGTGATGTTGCTCATCAATGGCATGCCGGTGATTCATATAGAGCTGAAACGTTCCAAAGTAGATGTAAGTCAGGCTACCTTTCAGATTAAGCGTTATACCCACGAAGGTGTATTCGACAACGGTATCTTCAAGATGGTGCAGATTTTCGTGGCCATGACTCCGGAAGAAACACTCTATTTTGCCAATCCGGGCAAAGAAGAGAATTTCAAGCCGGAATTCTATTTCCATTGGGAAGACTTTAACAACACAATCATACGAGACTGGAGGCGAATTGTATCCGATTTGCTCAGCATCCCCATGGCACATCAGCTAATCGGTTATTATACCATTGCCGACGATAAGGATAAGACACTGAAAGTACTTCGCAGCTATCAGTATTTTGCAGCCAGCAAAATCAGTGACATAACGCATAAGACTAACTGGGATACTCATCAGCATCGTGGCGGATACGTGTGGCATACCACCGGTTCCGGAAAGACCATGACCAGTTTCAAGTCAGCACAGCTTATAGCCAATTCCGGCGATGCAGACAAAGTGGTATTTCTATTGGACCGCATTGAGCTGAGCGTGCAATCATTGGATGAATACCGTGGATTTGCGGGAGAAGACGAAGCTATTCAGGATACGCAGAACACAGCTATCCTGTTGAGTAAGCTCAAAAGTACAGATAACGACGACCGACTGATTGTGACCTCTATTCAGAAGATGTCGAACATCAAAGCAGGGAAAGATATTTCGCAAGATGACATTGATTTGATAGATCGTAAACGACTGGTATTTATCATAGACGAATGTCATCGTAGCGTGTTCGGCGATATGCTGATAGGTATCAAGAATACCTTCAAAAGAGCCCTGCTTTTCGGTTTCACGGGAACACCAGTCTTCAAAGAAAACGCCAAGCATGAAATCATGACCGAAACCATATTCGGCGACATGATTCATAAATACACCATCGCCAACGGAATCCCTGATCACAACGTATTGGGATTCGATCCGTATATGGTGAGAACCTACGAAGACAATGAGCTTCGCGAAAAAGTGGCATTCTCCCAACTGAAGGTAAACAGCATCGAGGAGATTGAAAATGACGAACAGAAAATGTCTATTTACAACATGTTCATGAATGAACTGAAGATGCCGGACACTTATAAGGAAGGAGATGAAACCTTACACGGAATAGAACATTATCTGCCTAAAGACTTGTATCAGCAGCCTGTTCATCACCAGGCTGTCGCAGCCGACATCGCAAGTGGAAGGGATAAACTGAGCAAGAACGGTAAATTCCACGCAATTCTGGCTACAAAGAATATACCTGAGGCAATAGCTTATTATCGGATATTCAAGGAGCAATATCCTTCCCTGAATGTGGTAGCCGTATTCGACAACAACATAGACAATTCTGATGGCGGAATTGCCAAGGAAGATGCCTTGCTGGAGATGCTGGATGACTATAACCGGAAATATGGAACAACATTCCAGCTTTCCACATATGCCAAATACAAAAAGGATGTGGCCAAAAGACTGGCACACAAGAAGCCTTACCTCAATATAGAACATGATCACACACAGCAGATAGACCTGCTTATTGTGGTCTCACAGATGTTGACAGGTTATGATTCCAAATGGGTAAATACGCTGTATGTGGATAAGGTAATGAAATATGTGGACATTATCCAGTCGTTCTCACGCACCAACCGCCTGTTTGGTCCGGACAAGCCTTTCGGCATTATCCGCTATTACTCTTTCCCTTACACCATGGAGCAGAATATCAACGATGCACTCGATGTATATGTGGACAGGCCGTTAGGTGTTTTTGTCGATAAACTGGAAAGCAATCTGACAAATATCAACCAGAAGTTCTTGCACATAAGGGATATATTCCAGGCACAGAAAATCGAAAACTTTACCAAATTGCCGGAATCAAGAGAAGACAGGAATATGTTTGCCAAAGATTTCAGCCAGATGACTCATCTGCTGGAAGCAGCCAAGCTGCAAGGATTCACATGGGATAAGGATGAATATGAGTTCCAGCATGGCGATACCTATACCTACGTCAAAATGGAACTGGACGAACAGACTTACCTTATTCTGCTGCAACGATACAGGGAACTGTTTGAAGGTAATGGAGATGGCAGTACGGAAGGAAATGATTTTGACTATCCTATTGATACCTATATCACAGAAACAGGTACGGGTACGATCGATGCCGAATATATCAACTCCAAGTTTGTGAAGTTCATCAAGAACCTCTACATGTCCGGTCCGGGAAGCGAACTGACCAAAGAAGCCTTTAAAGAGTTGCACAAAACCTTTGCTTCTCTATCACAAAAGGATCAGCGTACGGCAATGATTATCCTGCACGACCTGCAAAGTGGAGATTTGCATCTGTCGCCGGGTAAGACGATTTATGATTATATCGCAGAATACCAATTCCGTGAATTACACAAACAAGTAATGATTCTGGCCGAAGCGACCGGTTTAAATGCCAGTCAACTGGAGCACATCATGAGTCGTAATGTAACGGAACAGAATCTGAATGAGTTCAGCCAGTTTGACAACCTGAAGCTGACATTGAACATGACCAAGACCCGTGAATTCATTGCCAAAGTAGAAGGTACAGAGGTTCCGGCTCGTCTGGTTATTCCCAAGGCAGACAAATTACTTCGAGAGTTTATTTTAGACAGCAGTTGTAGAGAACATATTCTGAAAGCGTACTTGAACATGGAGGAGAATTATCAATCCGAAGAAGAACAGGTGCCGCAAGACGAAGACGTTATTACAGACGAAGTACAGCATGTAGACATGGCCGTCATAAAAGATAATATCCGGAGTATTCTGAAAACAACTTTGACCACAGTGCTTCCACAAATGCGTCCTATCGACGAGATTATAGACAGCGCATTCTATGTAATAGACACACCGTCAATTGATTCTTTGGACAATGTAGGCATGTTTATTCAGCGGGCATTTACAAATCTGTACGGTAAGAAAGCAACTATCGTAGATAAGTTTGTGGCATTTAATTTATTGGTCACCAAGTTTGAAGCATATCTGAAGAAATTATATTATCTGATGAAAGGCCATGAAGTTCCTGCCCAAAATCCGGGTGAAGATGTAACTTGGAAAAACGTGATTTATGCTCATAAATGTCTGTGGAATCTGAAATACAGCACGGATGAAGGAAAGCAGCAGCTATATCAATACCTTATGCTCATTAAAGGCTGGAGAAACAGTGAATCACATATTTCTCCTACAGCTTCAGAACAGGAAGTTGATACTGCAATCAGCATCATCCTGACCATGTATTTCTATGCTACAGGCTCTTCTATTACAGATTTGGAAATGAATGGACATGAAATACAAAAGTCCGAAAGTGTTCACAAAGAAAATTCTTATGTCCATAAAGTAATTCAGTTGCATCCATATTATAATGAAGAAAATGATGACCAACAACTGGTCGCTGAAGCGAACGTAAAGGATTGGCCAGAAGAAAAACGAATCGCAACTCTGAAAAAGAGCATTTGCCAGCTTATAGGATATGAGCCTAAAAAGTCACCTTTGAACAAGCAAAGACATTGGATTGCGATTTATCGTATAGCAGCAGATAAGGGATTTATCATAGAAGGTGATTTTGCTTATTTCAAAAGAATCATTGATAATATGCAAATAAGTAATCTTCCTGTTCCTCTTAAAATAGAATCGCTACAAAGCTCCATCAAAGACGTGTATGCAAAAGATATTGAATATTGGACAGACAATAACCTTAGTGGCAAAAAACTAGCAGAGTATGAAGATATTAAGAAATGTGCTGATGCGTTTGCCAAGATTGTAGGAAATAATATTAATACGAAATAA
- a CDS encoding ATP-dependent DNA helicase, with protein sequence MKHISIRVPWHDNKWNGTICQCPKNNPFCMMLHNISEKKDENKEETYAGKDWNSLKQDQLPACVGENGGFMNEKPYKRTFKHVYAFGETPHAKLLPTTIELKPYSFFGIPFRYLSRDYQEELNHKYPNMSDDETAPFPTSWVYGKERQFEILNHFRLNIEAGTSLGVFYCKSGNPIDEDAKLIVGIGEITKVLPLQTYETTTDYTYPFWDLIFEHGIRTDLKKSKGFLLPYHEYMSLDEDYVKAQTGKSKQEVIDEIKITIPKLGNSQKIFNELSYGCEYVSNHSMLIILNVARKCLECVINHGLVGGNWKQQILWIDSQIAKVKDMIGPFPAFAEALSAIGVNYAFIIEQDLRNNGYCRVKDNPWEAFDKLMKDELSLPDSVYKSELTHYRILWKNTLSNQRQVLELLSRFEINSEVIKWWFDSPGCYDELLNNPYIISEESLIENYLPVTTEMIDLGIMADPKIQGKWTPKAPSLVESVIDNRRIRSFIISKLVASLSDGDTLISANEIELYIKDCLAADNHQLPYNYLMSNKEFIEEKTIYLNTDDRCALQLKEYKEIDDYLRKIFKGRASKDVKSPLKEDWNTIVKASIDGYNEANERCRNAVADQVKALEMFCSKRLSVLAGPAGTGKTTVVKAFLKSPQIKAEGTLLLAPTGKARVRLGNMSADIQALTIAQFLTRQGFFDWDTMTPCVPEDAEKRKYCGAKNVIIDECSMLTCKDFYVLMKALDLKNINRIILIGDPFQLPPIGPGRPFADLFNYLKDNKDEYLRSAITKLRYVVRTINTGDSDILTLASWFSGEKPAKNSDLIFEQVAKGNLNNDLVVYTWNDENDLKDCLKEAIEKELPEEEGKSLSDKIRKSIGLDDVNKALNDPSKVEKFQVLSPVKNPVWGTFQINSYFQEWVGINKNFSIEIAPITISALDKVIQLKNERKKSTSKEECQLSNGQIGFVNYANKREKKSTVVFTGLPNKRFSYYSSKSDEADNTIDLAYAITIHKSQGSDFDTVLVVLPKSGRILSRELIYTALTRARKKLILLIQDNISWLIEYTKPQMSVLAKRNTNLFSTSVREDISNIPYVEGLIHTTLKPGLIVRSKSEVIIANILYERGIDFEYERMIEDNGRRCIPDFTFEDASGDTILWEHLGMLDNPAYKESWEKKRDFYKSIGYIEGVNLFTTVDHENGSIDSTEIAAIVDKLEDLI encoded by the coding sequence ATGAAACATATATCAATCCGTGTGCCTTGGCACGATAATAAATGGAATGGAACTATTTGTCAATGTCCGAAAAATAATCCATTCTGCATGATGCTTCACAATATATCTGAAAAAAAAGATGAGAACAAAGAAGAAACTTATGCAGGAAAGGATTGGAATTCTCTCAAGCAAGATCAATTACCTGCTTGTGTTGGCGAGAATGGTGGTTTTATGAATGAGAAGCCATATAAAAGAACCTTCAAACATGTTTATGCTTTTGGAGAGACTCCACATGCAAAGCTCTTACCTACAACAATAGAACTCAAACCATATAGCTTTTTTGGAATACCTTTCCGATATCTATCTCGTGATTATCAGGAAGAACTGAATCATAAATATCCGAATATGTCTGATGATGAAACTGCACCGTTTCCTACATCTTGGGTATATGGAAAAGAGAGACAGTTTGAAATATTAAATCACTTTAGATTAAATATAGAAGCTGGCACTTCACTCGGAGTTTTCTATTGCAAAAGTGGTAATCCAATTGATGAAGATGCAAAATTAATCGTTGGTATAGGTGAAATTACTAAAGTTTTACCGCTACAAACATATGAGACAACAACTGATTATACATATCCTTTTTGGGATTTGATTTTTGAACATGGTATAAGAACTGATTTGAAGAAGTCAAAAGGATTTCTTTTGCCATATCATGAATATATGTCACTTGATGAAGACTATGTAAAAGCCCAAACAGGAAAATCAAAACAAGAAGTAATTGATGAAATAAAAATTACCATTCCAAAGCTAGGCAATAGCCAGAAAATTTTTAACGAGTTGTCGTATGGTTGTGAATATGTTAGTAACCATAGCATGTTGATTATTTTGAATGTAGCCAGGAAATGTTTAGAATGTGTCATTAATCATGGACTTGTCGGAGGAAACTGGAAACAACAAATTTTGTGGATAGATTCCCAAATTGCAAAGGTGAAGGATATGATAGGTCCTTTCCCAGCTTTCGCCGAGGCTTTATCAGCAATAGGGGTAAATTATGCATTTATAATTGAACAGGATTTACGAAATAATGGATATTGTAGGGTTAAAGATAATCCATGGGAAGCCTTTGATAAATTGATGAAAGATGAATTGTCTCTTCCTGATTCCGTATATAAAAGTGAACTTACTCATTATCGTATTCTTTGGAAAAATACTCTAAGTAACCAAAGACAAGTACTGGAACTGCTATCACGTTTTGAAATAAATTCGGAAGTAATAAAATGGTGGTTTGATAGTCCTGGCTGCTATGATGAATTATTAAATAATCCATATATTATCAGCGAGGAGAGTCTTATTGAAAATTATCTTCCTGTTACAACCGAAATGATTGATCTTGGCATAATGGCTGACCCTAAGATTCAAGGCAAATGGACTCCAAAAGCTCCTTCACTAGTGGAATCCGTAATTGATAATAGAAGGATCCGCTCATTTATCATTTCAAAACTTGTGGCAAGTCTCAGTGATGGTGATACATTAATTTCTGCAAACGAGATTGAGTTATATATAAAAGATTGTTTGGCTGCGGACAATCATCAACTGCCATATAATTATTTAATGTCAAACAAAGAGTTCATTGAAGAAAAAACTATATATCTTAATACTGATGACAGGTGTGCACTGCAGTTGAAGGAATATAAAGAAATTGATGATTATTTGCGTAAGATATTCAAAGGTCGTGCTTCAAAGGATGTCAAATCACCATTAAAAGAAGACTGGAATACGATCGTTAAAGCATCTATTGATGGTTACAATGAAGCAAATGAGCGATGCCGTAATGCTGTAGCTGACCAGGTAAAGGCATTGGAAATGTTCTGCAGTAAGCGCCTTTCTGTGCTGGCAGGTCCAGCTGGAACAGGCAAAACTACAGTTGTCAAAGCTTTCTTAAAATCGCCACAAATAAAAGCAGAAGGTACACTCCTTTTGGCTCCTACAGGGAAAGCGCGAGTTCGCTTGGGTAACATGTCTGCAGATATTCAAGCCCTAACTATTGCGCAATTTCTGACGCGTCAGGGTTTCTTTGACTGGGATACAATGACACCTTGTGTTCCTGAAGATGCAGAAAAACGTAAATACTGTGGAGCCAAAAATGTCATTATTGACGAGTGCTCCATGCTTACATGTAAGGACTTTTATGTCTTAATGAAAGCATTGGATTTAAAGAACATTAATCGAATAATTTTAATTGGAGATCCATTTCAATTACCTCCTATTGGCCCTGGCAGACCATTTGCAGACTTATTTAACTACCTAAAGGATAATAAAGACGAATATTTAAGATCGGCAATAACAAAATTACGATATGTTGTAAGAACTATTAATACAGGAGACTCTGACATATTGACTTTAGCATCATGGTTCTCTGGAGAAAAACCTGCAAAGAATTCCGATCTCATTTTTGAGCAAGTTGCCAAAGGAAATCTTAATAATGACTTGGTTGTTTATACTTGGAATGATGAAAACGACCTTAAAGACTGCTTGAAAGAGGCCATTGAAAAAGAGTTGCCAGAAGAGGAAGGTAAATCTTTATCCGATAAGATTCGTAAATCTATAGGACTTGACGATGTAAATAAAGCCTTAAATGATCCGTCAAAGGTTGAAAAATTTCAGGTTTTATCCCCAGTAAAAAATCCGGTATGGGGAACATTCCAGATTAATTCGTATTTCCAAGAGTGGGTTGGTATAAATAAAAATTTTTCAATAGAAATAGCTCCTATTACCATATCTGCTCTAGATAAGGTCATTCAATTAAAGAATGAACGCAAGAAATCTACGAGTAAAGAAGAATGTCAACTTTCAAATGGTCAAATAGGTTTTGTTAATTATGCAAATAAGAGGGAAAAGAAATCGACAGTTGTTTTTACCGGGTTACCCAACAAGAGATTTTCATATTATTCTTCTAAGTCGGATGAGGCTGATAATACAATAGACTTGGCTTATGCTATAACTATCCATAAGAGTCAAGGGAGCGATTTTGATACTGTGTTGGTTGTTCTTCCTAAAAGCGGACGTATACTTTCACGTGAACTAATCTATACAGCTTTAACACGAGCAAGAAAGAAATTAATTCTGTTGATACAAGATAATATATCGTGGTTAATCGAGTATACTAAACCTCAGATGTCAGTTCTAGCTAAGCGAAATACAAATCTTTTTTCTACATCTGTTCGTGAAGATATTTCAAACATTCCATATGTGGAAGGATTGATTCACACAACCTTAAAGCCAGGTTTAATCGTACGTAGCAAGTCTGAAGTAATTATTGCTAATATACTATATGAACGAGGTATTGACTTTGAATATGAAAGAATGATAGAAGATAACGGCCGCCGATGTATTCCTGATTTTACTTTTGAAGATGCATCTGGAGATACCATTCTTTGGGAACATTTAGGAATGTTAGATAATCCCGCCTATAAGGAATCATGGGAAAAGAAACGAGATTTTTATAAATCAATCGGTTACATAGAAGGAGTAAATTTATTTACTACAGTTGACCATGAGAACGGAAGTATTGATTCTACAGAAATTGCTGCAATAGTAGATAAATTAGAAGATTTAATATAA
- a CDS encoding helix-turn-helix transcriptional regulator, giving the protein MPTNKNAQLRYQIIDKCLSNWSRRYYIEDLVDACNEALYLYNGETKDGCGVKKRQVQEDLKFIESEEGYSMEIDAIRDGHRKYYRYHTKGASIKNQPINQEELNLIYDALILLKRFDGVPQFEWLNDLEKRLYTTSKLGDSLDSVVSFQHNPYLKGMDLYYKPIFNAIVNKRVIEIIYHPFGKDARTVIVTPYHLKQYNNRWFLIGKHKDSDYLSNFAIDRIEGVKETSKPYIIQPEGIDFKEYFSDIVGVSRSNAPVEEVILKVSDKAIGYIVTKPLHESQSAVTTPLEDGYWKITLKVQNNYELRSLLRSFGAQIEVIAPESLRQMMKETAETVSQIYEK; this is encoded by the coding sequence ATGCCAACAAATAAAAATGCACAGTTAAGATACCAGATTATAGATAAATGCCTGAGCAATTGGTCTAGGCGTTACTATATTGAGGATTTAGTAGATGCCTGCAATGAAGCGCTCTATCTGTATAATGGAGAAACGAAAGATGGTTGCGGAGTAAAAAAACGTCAAGTACAAGAAGATCTAAAATTCATTGAAAGTGAAGAAGGATATAGTATGGAGATAGATGCCATTCGAGATGGACATAGAAAATATTACCGATACCATACCAAAGGGGCTTCTATTAAAAATCAACCTATCAATCAAGAAGAGCTCAATTTGATTTATGATGCATTGATACTTCTTAAACGTTTCGATGGAGTACCACAATTTGAGTGGTTAAACGACCTTGAAAAAAGACTATATACGACCAGTAAATTAGGAGATAGTCTGGATTCAGTTGTAAGTTTTCAGCATAATCCCTATCTCAAAGGAATGGATTTATACTATAAACCCATTTTTAATGCAATTGTTAACAAAAGGGTAATTGAAATTATATATCATCCATTTGGGAAGGATGCTAGAACTGTAATTGTTACTCCTTATCATCTTAAACAATATAATAATCGCTGGTTTCTGATCGGCAAACATAAAGACTCGGATTATCTATCAAACTTTGCAATTGATAGAATCGAAGGAGTAAAGGAAACATCTAAACCATACATAATACAACCTGAAGGAATAGATTTTAAAGAATACTTTAGCGATATCGTCGGCGTTTCGCGTTCAAATGCTCCTGTAGAAGAAGTCATTTTAAAGGTTAGTGATAAAGCCATTGGATATATTGTGACTAAGCCACTTCATGAATCTCAATCAGCAGTGACAACACCTCTTGAAGATGGATATTGGAAGATAACCTTAAAAGTCCAAAATAATTATGAGTTACGTTCTTTGCTCCGTTCGTTTGGTGCACAAATAGAGGTTATTGCCCCTGAGTCATTACGACAAATGATGAAAGAAACAGCCGAGACTGTGAGTCAGATATACGAGAAATAA